One segment of Leptodactylus fuscus isolate aLepFus1 chromosome 7, aLepFus1.hap2, whole genome shotgun sequence DNA contains the following:
- the LOC142212694 gene encoding tyrosinase-like has protein sequence MFTLCAFFVLFLGVVHCQFPRSCTTSGALRSKTCCPLWKDGSPCGSQSGRGQCMNGVVFKALAAGQVRQFYDDRLNWPRFYYDRACKCFGNYSGYNCGQCKYGYYGDNCDRQKTVVRKEIRQLSLLERKRFFSYLALAKTTRSADFVILSTGNRHHQNTYRFVDASIYDVFAWIHYYSMKPILINGTFDSNTNYAHQGPVFPGWHRLALLFIERQIQLLTGDEDFAIPYYDWRGEKNCSICTNEFFGESNEQGFLDDDSFFASWKSICSGFDYSDAYCQTAGDECQMEKLHRKPGVDPRVKSLPSFQDVEDTLKWRDFDRPPYNVSSQKNFRNALEGFLRPSDGITLERNMHNSVHIYLGGTMSQVPISSNDPIFLVHHAFVDKIFEEWLRRYNSTPQNYPENDKLGQGPNECAIPYFPCYRNKDLICRSSNMGYTFSNYQGM, from the exons ATGTTCACACTGTGTGCTTTTTTTGTGCTGTTCCTGGGTGTGGTCCACTGTCAATTCCCCAGGTCATGTACCACGAGTGGAGCACTTCGGTCAAAAACATGCTGCCCACTATGGAAAGATGGCAGCCCATGTGGATCACAATCTGGACGTGGCCAGTGCATGAATGGTGTAGTCTTTAAAGCACTGGCTGCCGGGCAAGTTCGCCAGTTTTACGATGATCGCTTGAACTGGCCTCGCTTTTATTATGACAGAGCTTGTAAATGCTTTGGAAACTACAGCGGCTACAACTGTGGCCAGTGCAAATACGGTTACTATGGAGACAACTGCGATCGCCAAAAGACTGTGGTCCGGAAAGAAATCCGTCAGCTTTCTCTCCTGGAAAGGAAGAGATTCTTCAGTTACTTGGCTTTGGCCAAAACCACTAGAAGTGCAGATTTTGTGATTCTGTCCACTGGAAACAGACACCACCAGAACACCTACCGCTTTGTGGATGCCTCCATCTATGATGTCTTTGCTTGGATACATTATTACTCCATGAAGCCCATTCTAATCAATGGCACGTTTGATTCTAACACTAACTATGCCCATCAGGGTCCTGTATTCCCTGGTTGGCATCGTCTAGCTCTCCTGTTCATTGAGAGGCAAATTCAGCTTTTGACAGGAGATGAAGACTTTGCTATCCCTTATTATGACTGGAGAGGAGAAAAGAACTGCTCCATCTGCACCAATGAATTCTTTGGAGAGAGTAATGAACAAGGCTTCCTGGATGATGACTCCTTCTTTGCTTCTTGGAAA TCTATTTGTAGCGGGTTTGATTATAGTGACGCATACTGCCAAACAGCTGGTGATGAATGCCAGATGGAGAAACTCCACAGAAAGCCGGGTGTAGATCCCCGGGTGAAAAGTCTCCCCTCCTTCCAAGATGTGGAAGACACCCTCAAATGGAGAGATTTCGACAGACCCCCATACAATGTTTCATCCCAGAAGAACTTCCGCAATGCTTTAGAAG GATTCTTGAGACCATCGGATGGAATAACACTGGAACGTAATATGCACAACTCGGTACACATTTACCTTGGAGGAACAATGTCTCAAGTCCCCATCTCCAGCAATGACCCCATTTTCTTGGTCCATCACGCCTTTGTTGACAA GATATTTGAAGAGTGGCTGAGGAGATATAACAGTACCCCACAGAACTACCCAGAAAATGATAAACTTGGACAAGGTCCCAATGAATGTGCCATCCCATACTTTCCATGTTACAGGAACAAGGATCTCATATGCAGGTCATCTAACATGGGATATACATTCTCAAATTATCAGGGAATGTAA